In Ilumatobacter fluminis, the following proteins share a genomic window:
- a CDS encoding ABC transporter ATP-binding protein: protein MTTVPGIRVDSASKRFGDLEALAPVELSIDAGEIVTLIGPSGCGKTTLLRMIAGLERPTGGSITIDGSTPDAARKAKRIGFIPQSPALLPWRTVEANARLLLDLNSSANPAAPPDPIDLLERVGLGEFRQAYPHELSGGMQQRVGLVRAFALGARYLLMDEPFAALDEITRADMRHLLAELCEPTGAAVVFVTHSLAEAVFLSDRVAVMRPRPGSIVDTIDVGLPRPRRPELEDDPRFFALESSLRTTLMSGAGRE from the coding sequence GTGACCACTGTGCCGGGCATCCGTGTCGATAGCGCATCGAAGCGGTTCGGCGACCTCGAGGCGCTGGCCCCCGTCGAACTCTCGATCGACGCCGGCGAGATCGTGACGCTGATCGGCCCCAGCGGATGCGGCAAGACGACGCTGCTCCGCATGATCGCCGGACTCGAACGTCCGACCGGCGGCTCGATCACGATCGACGGGTCGACGCCTGACGCCGCACGGAAGGCGAAGCGGATCGGGTTCATCCCGCAATCCCCGGCGCTCCTGCCCTGGCGCACCGTGGAGGCCAACGCCCGGCTGCTGCTCGATCTCAACTCGTCCGCGAACCCGGCGGCCCCGCCCGATCCGATCGATCTGTTGGAGCGGGTCGGGCTGGGCGAGTTCCGCCAGGCGTACCCACACGAGTTGTCGGGTGGCATGCAGCAGCGGGTGGGTCTGGTCCGGGCCTTCGCGCTCGGCGCGCGCTACCTGCTGATGGACGAGCCGTTCGCCGCGCTCGACGAGATCACACGGGCCGACATGCGACACCTGCTCGCCGAGCTGTGCGAGCCGACCGGTGCCGCCGTCGTGTTCGTGACGCACTCGCTCGCCGAGGCCGTCTTCCTCTCCGATCGCGTCGCCGTGATGCGCCCACGCCCGGGCTCGATCGTCGACACGATCGACGTCGGGCTCCCCCGCCCGCGCCGCCCCGAGCTGGAGGACGACCCGCGCTTCTTCGCGCTCGAGTCGTCGCTGCGCACGACGCTGATGTCCGGAGCCGGCCGTGAGTGA
- the rpsO gene encoding 30S ribosomal protein S15 → MALTPKADIVAKYGKSDGDTGSPEVQIALLSDRIAHLTEHLKTHPKDHHSRRGLLMLVGRRRRLLDYLNEVDVERYRALIADLGLRR, encoded by the coding sequence ATGGCGCTCACGCCCAAGGCCGACATCGTCGCGAAGTATGGCAAGTCCGACGGTGACACCGGTTCCCCCGAAGTCCAGATCGCGCTCCTCTCGGACCGCATCGCTCACCTCACCGAGCACCTCAAGACGCACCCGAAGGACCACCACAGCCGCCGCGGGCTGCTGATGCTGGTCGGTCGTCGTCGCCGTCTGCTCGACTACCTCAACGAGGTCGACGTGGAGCGCTACCGCGCCCTCATCGCCGACCTCGGCCTGCGCCGCTGA
- a CDS encoding phosphotransferase family protein, whose amino-acid sequence MLIADPLLPAAVHLTGDGAPDVLRPAVHASGGRLVDCHTSQVQYRPASDLVVRYRCRIERNGSTIDDTVLAGTTTNGIPTGTLPVEAVSPSGEHLKVGVWRWPFDPVLSALETMVTPHLAVQHLAGLVGGRPSLEVVAYRPTERAVVRATGDGRSIYLKVVAPAAVDGLVTRHETLAAAGLPVPRVEASGTGWIAMGALEGTTLRDRLKAGRSEHPPANAYRELIDTMSTVDLGGLPPVRSRLDDAPHHAAMLAAVEPSLRTRLDDLIGQLTASAPAPTVATAHGDLHESQLVVDDERIIGLLDIDDAGPGDPLDDAGTLLAHLRFRALAADDPSIDAVADGIRSAMCRRFTPADLDHRVAGVLIGLATGPFRLQHEDWRRTTDAVVDLAERHLEAAT is encoded by the coding sequence GTGTTGATCGCAGACCCACTGCTGCCGGCGGCCGTTCACCTCACCGGTGACGGCGCTCCTGATGTGCTCAGGCCTGCCGTGCACGCATCGGGCGGCCGTCTGGTCGACTGCCACACCAGTCAGGTCCAGTACCGGCCGGCATCCGACCTGGTGGTCCGGTATCGATGCCGGATCGAGCGCAATGGTTCGACGATCGACGACACCGTTCTCGCCGGCACCACGACGAACGGGATCCCGACCGGAACGTTGCCGGTGGAGGCCGTGTCGCCGAGCGGCGAGCACCTGAAGGTCGGCGTGTGGCGATGGCCGTTCGATCCCGTTCTGTCGGCCCTCGAGACGATGGTGACACCACACCTCGCAGTGCAGCACCTCGCCGGGCTGGTCGGCGGTCGGCCATCGCTCGAGGTCGTTGCGTACCGCCCGACCGAGCGAGCAGTCGTTCGCGCCACCGGCGACGGCCGGTCGATCTACCTCAAAGTCGTCGCGCCCGCCGCCGTCGACGGCCTCGTCACCCGACACGAGACTCTGGCGGCCGCCGGGCTTCCGGTCCCGAGGGTCGAGGCCTCCGGAACCGGGTGGATCGCGATGGGAGCACTGGAGGGCACGACACTGCGCGACCGGCTGAAGGCCGGCCGATCGGAGCACCCGCCGGCCAATGCCTACCGCGAGCTCATCGACACGATGTCGACGGTCGACCTCGGCGGGCTCCCACCCGTAAGGTCCCGGCTCGACGACGCACCGCACCACGCTGCGATGCTCGCGGCGGTCGAACCGTCGCTCCGCACACGGCTCGACGACCTGATCGGGCAGTTGACGGCCTCGGCGCCCGCCCCGACAGTCGCCACCGCACACGGCGACCTCCACGAATCGCAGCTGGTCGTCGACGACGAGCGGATCATCGGGTTGCTCGACATCGACGACGCCGGCCCGGGCGACCCGCTCGACGACGCCGGCACGCTCCTCGCTCACCTCCGGTTCCGCGCGCTCGCCGCCGACGATCCGTCGATCGACGCCGTCGCCGACGGGATCCGTTCGGCGATGTGCCGGCGGTTCACGCCAGCCGACCTCGATCATCGGGTCGCCGGTGTGCTGATCGGACTGGCGACCGGACCGTTCCGTCTGCAACACGAGGACTGGCGACGCACGACCGACGCCGTCGTCGATCTGGCCGAACGCCATCTGGAGGCCGCCACATGA
- a CDS encoding response regulator transcription factor, whose amino-acid sequence MTRILIAEDEERIVSFLEKGLRANGYSTVAVGDGQSAAALARDDSFDLVVLDLGLPGLDGRDVLRAVRARGERLPILVLTARDGVEDTVGSLEQGADDYITKPFRFEELLARIRLRLRADDASTEATVLEVGDVQLDLRSRRATHGDRTVELTAREFALLETFMRHPNHVLSREQLLSHVWGYDFDPGSNVVDVYVRYLRRKLGEDTIETVRGMGYRLTG is encoded by the coding sequence GTGACCCGCATCTTGATCGCCGAGGACGAGGAGCGCATCGTGTCGTTCCTCGAGAAGGGCCTGCGCGCCAACGGCTACAGCACGGTCGCTGTCGGCGACGGCCAGAGTGCCGCCGCCCTCGCGCGCGACGACTCGTTCGATCTCGTCGTGCTCGACCTGGGCCTGCCCGGACTCGACGGGCGAGACGTCCTGCGTGCGGTGCGAGCGCGAGGCGAGCGGCTGCCGATCCTCGTGCTGACCGCCCGCGACGGCGTCGAAGACACCGTCGGCTCGCTCGAACAGGGCGCGGACGACTACATCACCAAACCGTTCCGATTCGAGGAGCTGCTGGCTCGGATCAGGCTGCGTCTCCGAGCCGACGACGCCTCGACCGAGGCAACGGTGCTCGAGGTCGGCGACGTGCAGCTCGACCTGCGATCCCGCCGAGCGACGCACGGCGATCGCACCGTGGAGCTGACCGCTCGCGAGTTCGCACTGCTCGAGACGTTCATGCGCCATCCGAACCACGTGCTGTCACGCGAGCAGTTGCTGTCGCACGTGTGGGGCTACGACTTCGACCCCGGATCGAACGTCGTCGACGTGTACGTGCGGTACCTACGCCGCAAGCTGGGTGAGGACACGATCGAAACCGTGCGCGGCATGGGGTATCGACTGACGGGTTGA
- a CDS encoding sensor histidine kinase, giving the protein MTEEAGAAPSRWWSSIRIRIVVGYVVLLAAALAISILLTRQVLMGRLANEVDQALTQEVEELRKLAEGDDPVTGEPFGTDVEAIFDTFLRRNVPATDEAFFTLVGGQGFLSSFDAPRAVWNDPDLAAEWAAVTAPSRNTVSTDVGEMRYLAVPLGSAGDVSGVFVVAHFTDDDRDEILVVVRVLTVAGLVVLVASALLAWTLSGRVLRPVRELTATARRISETDLSQRIEVTGHDELAQLGTTFNEMVDRLEAGFDQQRQFLDDVAHELRTPITIVQGNVDLLGDDPTERAAGIETINDELDRMNRYVTDLLVLAKAETGEFLRFEPVDVGELATTLDDRVRTLGEREWALVGNPAPGSVALLADRARLVQAVLNLASNAVQHTRAGDSITLGVDTTADAVRIWVLDSGPGIDPDVVDQLFERRFRGAASRAHRSEGMGIGLSIVDAIARGHGGHAEAANDPAGGARFTIELPLDPIAEEFP; this is encoded by the coding sequence CGTCCTCCTGGCGGCGGCGCTGGCGATCTCGATCCTGTTGACGCGCCAAGTCCTCATGGGCCGACTGGCGAACGAGGTCGATCAGGCCCTCACCCAGGAGGTCGAGGAACTCCGCAAGCTCGCCGAGGGTGACGACCCCGTGACCGGCGAGCCGTTCGGTACCGACGTCGAGGCGATCTTCGACACGTTCCTGCGTCGCAACGTGCCGGCCACCGACGAGGCGTTCTTCACGCTCGTCGGCGGTCAGGGCTTCCTGTCGAGTTTCGATGCACCACGAGCGGTCTGGAACGATCCGGATCTGGCCGCCGAATGGGCGGCCGTCACGGCGCCGTCTCGCAACACCGTGTCGACCGACGTCGGCGAGATGCGCTATCTCGCCGTGCCACTCGGCTCCGCCGGAGACGTGAGCGGGGTGTTCGTCGTCGCCCACTTCACCGACGACGACCGCGACGAGATTCTGGTCGTGGTTCGCGTGCTCACGGTGGCGGGCCTCGTCGTGCTCGTGGCGTCGGCGCTGCTCGCCTGGACGTTGTCGGGTCGCGTCCTGCGCCCGGTTCGTGAACTGACCGCGACGGCGCGCCGGATCTCCGAGACCGACCTGTCGCAGCGGATCGAGGTCACCGGCCACGACGAGCTCGCCCAACTCGGCACGACGTTCAACGAGATGGTCGACCGACTCGAAGCGGGCTTCGACCAGCAGCGTCAGTTCCTCGACGACGTCGCGCACGAACTCCGCACCCCGATCACGATCGTGCAGGGCAACGTCGATCTCCTCGGCGACGACCCGACGGAACGAGCGGCCGGGATCGAGACGATCAACGACGAACTCGATCGCATGAACCGATACGTCACCGACCTCCTGGTGCTGGCGAAAGCGGAGACGGGCGAGTTCCTCCGGTTCGAACCGGTCGATGTCGGCGAACTGGCGACCACGCTGGACGATCGGGTCCGAACACTCGGCGAGCGCGAGTGGGCACTCGTCGGCAACCCCGCTCCGGGCTCGGTGGCACTGCTGGCCGACCGAGCGCGACTCGTGCAGGCGGTGTTGAACCTCGCGTCGAACGCCGTCCAGCACACACGGGCGGGCGACTCGATCACACTCGGCGTCGACACGACTGCCGACGCGGTTCGCATCTGGGTTCTCGACTCGGGCCCCGGCATCGACCCCGACGTCGTCGATCAGCTCTTCGAACGCCGCTTCCGCGGTGCTGCGAGCCGAGCCCACCGCTCGGAAGGCATGGGGATCGGACTCTCGATCGTGGACGCCATCGCCCGCGGCCACGGTGGACACGCCGAGGCAGCCAACGATCCCGCCGGCGGCGCTCGCTTCACCATCGAACTGCCACTCGACCCGATCGCCGAGGAGTTTCCGTGA